A window of the Nitrosopumilus ureiphilus genome harbors these coding sequences:
- a CDS encoding Lrp/AsnC family transcriptional regulator encodes MNLDDTDEKVLKNLMMDARQSARQLALKLGMSTVTVLSRIKKLEKEKIIKGYTAIIDHEKIGYSLTAIIEIIAKNDKILSIEEEISKFENVCGVYDITGSTDTIVIAKFKERNELSKFVKGLAVIPNVENTITHVVLNTAKEDFRLT; translated from the coding sequence ATGAATCTAGACGATACGGATGAAAAGGTTCTCAAAAATTTAATGATGGATGCCAGGCAATCAGCTAGGCAATTAGCACTGAAACTTGGGATGTCAACTGTCACAGTATTATCGAGAATTAAAAAATTAGAAAAGGAGAAGATCATTAAAGGATATACAGCAATTATTGATCATGAAAAAATAGGATATTCATTAACAGCAATTATTGAGATAATCGCAAAAAATGACAAAATTCTGAGCATTGAAGAGGAAATATCAAAATTTGAAAATGTGTGTGGAGTTTATGATATTACAGGTTCTACAGACACAATAGTGATAGCAAAATTCAAGGAAAGAAACGAATTAAGCAAGTTTGTAAAGGGTCTTGCAGTCATTCCAAATGTGGAAAATACAATTACACATGTTGTTCTAAATACAGCAAAAGAAGATTTTCGATTGACATAA
- a CDS encoding HD domain-containing protein, with protein MQQFANTHSMRNEILNLMVQKGIEDDCYVEMLDYTMDLFESQGLGTDYYGYHNINHELEVTYFSLLASIQDKVKFTDKDVKYLYVAALFHDFDPQKNVDKPHEESVLKFISMDKKLSQLIETAKIDLEIIKILILRTTYPWSGQLKKNAEEQIKQCFENSDLTRNNLPYQEHIMEMGWYLSVVDRISGYALGDFSKAMEMAKMNAHALAWRPSLIVRSAVAYFEELLNKETDMARAILKILPKEMRKNFFDTVLAFMKLRQQEITIQADCSYENVKLVPTIEAMSTRKDPKFIETLYDIFLQLPKPLQFQKENFEKSIKDPETIINTLRLNNKKGEIIGFSKGGPLEKYQLREEIRDENYGLGNTIFLEPLALKMGYWGLKGGSEMRHMFIMQAHSMKYKFLTSFALRDVIRARVDKEQAEFVTLFDPERWDYYRIII; from the coding sequence TTGCAGCAATTTGCAAATACACATTCTATGAGAAATGAGATTCTCAACCTAATGGTGCAAAAAGGGATAGAGGACGATTGCTATGTCGAGATGCTAGATTATACAATGGACCTCTTTGAAAGTCAAGGGCTAGGAACTGATTATTACGGATACCACAATATCAACCACGAATTAGAGGTGACATATTTTTCACTTTTAGCATCAATACAAGACAAAGTGAAATTCACAGATAAAGATGTAAAGTATCTCTATGTCGCAGCATTATTTCATGATTTTGATCCTCAAAAAAATGTAGACAAACCTCATGAAGAAAGTGTTTTAAAATTTATTTCAATGGACAAAAAACTTAGTCAATTAATTGAAACTGCAAAAATAGATTTAGAAATAATTAAGATTTTGATTTTAAGAACAACGTATCCTTGGAGCGGACAACTCAAAAAAAATGCAGAAGAGCAAATTAAACAATGTTTTGAAAATTCAGATTTGACAAGAAACAATCTACCATATCAAGAACACATCATGGAGATGGGGTGGTATCTCTCGGTAGTGGATAGAATAAGCGGTTATGCATTAGGTGACTTTTCAAAAGCAATGGAAATGGCAAAGATGAATGCCCATGCACTTGCATGGAGACCCTCATTAATAGTTAGAAGTGCAGTTGCGTATTTTGAAGAATTATTAAACAAAGAAACAGACATGGCAAGAGCAATTCTCAAGATACTGCCCAAAGAGATGAGAAAGAATTTTTTCGATACAGTACTTGCATTTATGAAACTCAGACAACAAGAAATTACGATTCAGGCAGATTGCTCTTATGAAAATGTCAAATTAGTTCCAACAATAGAAGCAATGTCTACAAGAAAAGACCCAAAATTTATTGAGACACTTTATGACATATTTTTGCAATTACCCAAACCCTTACAATTTCAAAAAGAAAATTTTGAAAAATCAATCAAAGATCCTGAGACAATTATCAACACGCTTCGACTAAATAACAAAAAAGGTGAAATCATAGGATTTTCAAAAGGAGGCCCACTTGAAAAATACCAACTACGTGAAGAAATCAGAGATGAGAATTACGGTTTAGGAAATACAATATTTTTAGAACCTCTTGCATTAAAGATGGGATACTGGGGACTAAAAGGAGGAAGTGAGATGCGACATATGTTCATCATGCAAGCACATTCTATGAAATACAAATTTCTAACAAGTTTTGCATTACGTGATGTCATTAGAGCAAGAGTGGATAAAGAACAGGCAGAGTTTGTCACACTGTTTGATCCAGAAAGATGGGATTACTATAGAATCATAATTTAG
- a CDS encoding FAD-binding oxidoreductase → MGDVFSQKEFKNFYSVDSSSYQIIPKVIVVPKNEKDVINAIKIAKKFKSSITVRRTGTGLVGSALNTGIILDMKNFNSLKITKNNVTVGPGIIKGQLDKKLEEHKKFFPPNPSIGAFCSVGGMIGNNSSGSRSLKYGSVIDNVTEITFIDGNGNKISLPKNKKVSKKILELSKNIHVEKFPNVTKNSSGYRIDKIKSIRDSHKLIIGSEGTLGIVLSIKLKTKDSPKKKILCIVEYKSITDASMNCIKINKTKPSAIEFVDKTTLNQINFKFSPKTQCLLFVEYDKNINLSEKKLKTTVTGKIVKKLKSDSEINRWWRYRDSSLYYSLKSIKKEKRIPHVIEDAAVPLESLSEIFKILKNINKKFKTKTIVYGHAGNGNVHVRLISDRREIAMVKKIAIEYFDEIIKLGGTITAEHGDGLARSEFIKKQYGKENYKIFKEIKHYFDPENVLNPGKIISMKSTIIKNLENF, encoded by the coding sequence ATGGGAGACGTTTTTTCCCAAAAAGAATTTAAGAATTTTTATTCAGTTGATTCCAGTTCATATCAAATTATTCCAAAGGTGATAGTAGTTCCAAAAAACGAAAAAGACGTCATTAATGCAATAAAGATTGCAAAAAAATTCAAATCATCAATTACTGTACGAAGAACAGGAACAGGACTTGTAGGAAGCGCACTAAACACAGGAATAATACTTGATATGAAGAATTTTAATTCATTAAAAATTACCAAAAACAATGTCACAGTAGGTCCTGGAATTATCAAAGGACAACTAGATAAAAAATTAGAAGAGCATAAGAAATTTTTTCCACCAAATCCATCAATTGGGGCTTTTTGCTCAGTTGGAGGAATGATTGGAAATAATTCAAGTGGGAGCAGGAGTTTAAAGTATGGGAGTGTAATTGACAATGTAACAGAAATTACTTTTATTGATGGAAATGGAAATAAAATATCACTTCCAAAAAATAAAAAAGTTTCAAAAAAAATTCTAGAATTGTCAAAGAATATCCATGTAGAAAAATTTCCAAATGTTACAAAAAATTCATCAGGATACAGAATTGATAAAATAAAATCAATTCGGGATTCTCATAAATTAATCATTGGTTCTGAAGGAACATTAGGAATTGTATTGTCAATTAAATTGAAAACAAAAGATAGTCCAAAGAAAAAAATTTTGTGTATAGTTGAATACAAATCAATCACAGATGCATCGATGAATTGTATAAAAATAAACAAAACTAAACCATCAGCAATAGAATTTGTAGATAAAACAACTCTAAACCAAATAAATTTTAAATTTTCTCCAAAAACTCAGTGTCTTCTTTTTGTAGAGTATGATAAAAATATCAATTTGAGTGAAAAAAAGCTAAAAACTACAGTTACAGGTAAAATTGTCAAGAAGCTAAAGAGTGATTCAGAGATTAACAGATGGTGGAGATATAGGGATTCATCATTATACTATAGTTTAAAATCAATAAAAAAAGAAAAGAGAATCCCACATGTTATTGAAGATGCAGCAGTTCCTTTAGAGAGTCTTTCTGAAATTTTCAAAATTCTAAAGAATATAAATAAAAAATTTAAAACAAAAACCATTGTTTATGGACATGCGGGGAATGGAAATGTCCACGTTAGATTAATTTCAGACAGAAGAGAAATTGCCATGGTCAAAAAAATTGCTATTGAGTATTTTGATGAAATTATCAAACTTGGAGGGACCATAACTGCTGAGCACGGAGATGGATTGGCACGCTCAGAATTTATCAAAAAACAATACGGTAAAGAAAACTACAAAATATTCAAAGAGATCAAGCATTATTTTGATCCAGAAAACGTACTTAATCCAGGAAAAATCATTTCAATGAAAAGTACAATTATCAAAAATTTAGAAAATTTCTAA
- a CDS encoding MTH1187 family thiamine-binding protein, which yields MIQAEISIYPMATKTTSASFYIAKAIESIQKIENLRYQINPMGTILESDNIDVINSATKIMMEVVHNLGIARVEVVIKIDSRRDKHLKMEEKLDSMKKHMEK from the coding sequence TTGATCCAAGCTGAAATTTCCATATATCCCATGGCAACAAAGACTACCAGTGCCAGTTTTTACATTGCAAAGGCAATAGAATCAATTCAAAAAATTGAGAATTTGAGATATCAAATTAATCCTATGGGAACAATTTTGGAGTCAGACAATATCGATGTAATTAATAGCGCAACAAAAATAATGATGGAAGTGGTCCACAATCTTGGAATTGCCAGAGTTGAAGTTGTAATAAAAATTGATTCAAGAAGAGACAAACATCTCAAGATGGAAGAGAAACTAGACTCTATGAAAAAACACATGGAAAAATAA
- a CDS encoding radical SAM protein, with translation MLEQLVGDSQALDRAIAGEELSYNDGLELMNYDNQHILAAVADNARKKLVGDTVTFAASYYMNYTNVCAASCQMCAFYRKEGADDAYTLTPQEIEQRVGIAEQMGATEVHIVGGFHPTLPLEYYEDMMKVIKKNHPKLNIKALTAAEIYFLSKLTKNSTKEILSRLKDAGLDSMPGGGAELFHPEIRDKIVRGKCTGQQWLDVIEEAHNMGIQSNVTMLYGHIEKPEHIIDHLIKIRELQKKTNGFITLIPLKFSLDNTELEQQHLVNNECSSLYDLKIIALSRLMLANVVNNISVYWVAYGKKLAQVALSNGGSDLVGTAFSEEIYRAAGKPTASSVEELATMVKEIGRSPAQRNTHFGILKQF, from the coding sequence GTGTTAGAGCAACTAGTTGGAGATTCTCAAGCGTTAGATCGTGCAATTGCAGGGGAGGAACTATCATACAATGATGGTCTTGAATTGATGAATTATGATAATCAACACATTCTTGCAGCAGTTGCAGATAATGCCCGGAAAAAACTAGTTGGAGATACAGTCACTTTTGCAGCTTCCTACTACATGAACTACACAAATGTTTGCGCTGCAAGTTGTCAAATGTGTGCCTTTTATCGAAAAGAAGGCGCAGATGACGCATATACTTTGACTCCACAAGAAATTGAACAAAGAGTTGGAATTGCAGAACAGATGGGTGCAACCGAAGTTCACATAGTGGGAGGATTCCATCCAACACTGCCGTTGGAATATTATGAAGATATGATGAAAGTAATCAAAAAGAATCATCCTAAACTAAACATTAAAGCACTTACTGCAGCTGAGATTTATTTTTTATCAAAATTAACAAAAAATTCCACAAAAGAAATTCTGTCTCGTCTTAAAGATGCAGGACTAGATTCAATGCCAGGTGGAGGCGCTGAATTGTTTCATCCAGAAATTCGTGATAAGATTGTAAGGGGAAAATGTACAGGCCAGCAATGGCTAGATGTAATTGAAGAGGCGCATAATATGGGAATACAAAGTAATGTTACAATGCTATATGGGCATATTGAAAAACCAGAACACATCATTGATCATTTGATTAAAATTCGTGAATTGCAAAAAAAGACCAATGGCTTCATTACGTTAATTCCGTTAAAGTTCAGTTTGGATAATACCGAATTGGAGCAACAACATTTAGTGAATAATGAATGCTCATCATTATATGATTTGAAGATAATTGCGCTTTCAAGACTAATGCTTGCAAACGTTGTAAACAACATCTCTGTTTATTGGGTTGCATATGGTAAGAAACTTGCACAAGTTGCATTATCAAATGGCGGAAGTGATTTAGTTGGAACTGCATTTTCTGAGGAAATTTATCGTGCAGCAGGAAAACCTACTGCATCATCCGTGGAAGAATTGGCTACAATGGTTAAAGAAATTGGACGTTCTCCTGCACAGAGAAATACTCACTTTGGAATCTTAAAACAATTCTAG
- a CDS encoding DUF6659 family protein: MSKDKISLKKYGNTWIASIVPEKKLDILEYELKCQDILDDAEIRYVGLLDEFGTLLAGGCKPGMTIRLTEEQLESVCKELASRVAKRKKFDAELGHVKYSASRREHVVIMSFPIHDKVMMLVAESNVNIDRLAFRVISKLGRQWGEFVGK; the protein is encoded by the coding sequence ATGTCAAAGGATAAAATCAGTTTAAAAAAATATGGTAATACTTGGATTGCTAGTATTGTGCCCGAAAAAAAATTAGATATCTTAGAATATGAACTAAAATGTCAGGATATTTTAGATGATGCGGAAATAAGATATGTAGGTCTGTTAGATGAGTTTGGAACTTTACTGGCAGGAGGATGTAAACCTGGAATGACTATACGATTAACTGAGGAGCAATTAGAATCTGTTTGCAAAGAACTTGCATCTAGAGTAGCAAAGAGAAAAAAATTTGATGCTGAATTAGGACACGTGAAATATTCTGCATCACGTCGAGAACATGTTGTAATAATGAGTTTTCCAATTCATGACAAGGTAATGATGTTAGTTGCCGAATCTAATGTCAATATTGACAGATTGGCTTTTCGAGTTATTTCTAAACTTGGACGACAATGGGGAGAGTTTGTTGGCAAATAA
- a CDS encoding tyrosine-type recombinase/integrase, protein MSDLQEKSDYEKERNIPNYLTKIQHKAKGTIKNISSYLTRFDNYLVETYHKPNETVFSEILAYSEDKRYRVIFDILQDYANYLGTKENHVGTNKISAGYVRHSISTIRNYLRFFGFKITKEDLTDNVTLPRIIEEERVPLVREKLQSLTNEVTGNRRIMYFVMTSSGLRINEVIRLRKRDFILDEYDRVMVKVSAQISKTRKPRITFISRESERLLRPILDKINDNDCPFNQKNRQWENHRHQEELVFERIRKKLGYNDRYESGVHHISLTDSFRSWFVTKCNRIDFGFGHALAGHETYMKRYDRMSTKEKVDFYIKAEKTLQVNSYLDDEKNEKIQEVYLNRISDLENEMNSIRELLKRKTV, encoded by the coding sequence TTGTCAGATTTGCAAGAAAAATCTGATTATGAGAAAGAACGCAATATTCCAAATTATCTAACAAAGATTCAACATAAAGCAAAAGGAACTATCAAAAATATCTCAAGTTATTTGACTAGATTTGACAATTACCTTGTTGAAACTTACCACAAGCCAAATGAAACCGTTTTTAGTGAAATTCTAGCATATTCTGAGGATAAACGGTATAGAGTCATTTTCGATATTTTACAAGATTATGCGAATTATCTCGGCACTAAAGAAAATCATGTAGGCACCAATAAGATCAGTGCAGGATATGTTAGACATTCAATATCTACTATCCGAAATTATCTTAGATTTTTTGGATTCAAGATAACAAAAGAAGACCTTACTGATAATGTTACATTGCCTAGAATCATTGAAGAAGAAAGAGTTCCATTAGTTAGAGAAAAGTTACAATCACTCACAAACGAAGTAACAGGAAATAGAAGAATTATGTATTTTGTAATGACTTCTAGCGGTCTTAGAATTAATGAAGTGATAAGGTTAAGAAAACGTGATTTCATTTTAGATGAATATGATAGAGTTATGGTTAAAGTTTCAGCTCAAATTTCAAAGACTAGAAAACCTCGAATTACTTTCATAAGTCGAGAATCAGAACGATTGTTAAGACCTATTCTTGATAAGATTAATGATAATGATTGTCCATTTAATCAAAAAAATAGACAATGGGAAAACCATAGACACCAAGAAGAATTGGTCTTTGAACGAATACGAAAAAAGTTAGGATATAATGATAGGTATGAATCGGGAGTTCATCATATCTCATTAACCGATTCCTTCAGGTCTTGGTTTGTTACAAAGTGTAATAGGATTGATTTTGGTTTTGGTCATGCACTTGCAGGACATGAAACTTACATGAAAAGATATGATAGAATGTCAACTAAAGAAAAAGTTGATTTCTACATTAAAGCAGAAAAAACACTACAAGTTAATTCCTATTTGGATGATGAGAAGAATGAGAAAATACAGGAAGTTTACTTGAATCGTATTAGTGATTTAGAAAATGAGATGAATAGTATTAGAGAATTGTTGAAAAGAAAGACAGTTTAG
- a CDS encoding zinc-ribbon domain-containing protein — translation MDSTDIVDEVNALLKLGVGDAYRLEHIKQAYIENKTIWVTDQNYLQRMKEKYLIKQQSDSHLDVDENMEDDSKNKETIHCWKCGKKTPLGANFCMLCGSSLFEVGSNHNIQQEKTPNSINQLKGRSLKLPIMIGIPVLILIILGGAYSQGFFDKTFERYNSADSKNDDIISNVAESKDPDALPAASNSKCGAGTIFDSKTNSCVLDGGKSPDKTNSKCGAGTIFDSKTNSCVLEK, via the coding sequence ATGGATTCAACAGACATAGTTGATGAGGTAAATGCACTGCTAAAACTCGGAGTGGGTGATGCGTACAGATTAGAGCACATCAAACAGGCATATATTGAAAATAAAACTATCTGGGTAACAGATCAAAATTATTTACAACGTATGAAAGAGAAATATCTCATTAAACAACAATCAGATAGCCATTTGGATGTTGATGAAAATATGGAAGATGATTCTAAAAATAAGGAAACAATTCATTGTTGGAAATGTGGTAAAAAAACACCCCTTGGTGCAAACTTTTGCATGCTTTGTGGATCATCATTATTTGAAGTTGGATCAAATCACAACATTCAACAAGAAAAAACACCCAATTCAATTAATCAACTAAAAGGAAGGAGTTTGAAATTACCAATCATGATAGGAATTCCAGTGTTAATTTTAATAATTCTTGGAGGAGCGTATAGTCAAGGCTTTTTTGACAAGACTTTTGAAAGATACAATTCGGCAGATTCAAAAAATGACGATATAATTTCCAATGTTGCAGAATCTAAAGATCCAGATGCATTACCTGCCGCTAGTAACTCAAAATGTGGTGCAGGCACAATATTTGATTCGAAGACTAACTCTTGTGTGTTAGATGGTGGAAAATCTCCTGACAAAACAAATTCAAAATGTGGTGCAGGCACAATATTTGATTCTAAGACTAACTCTTGTGTGTTAGAAAAATGA
- a CDS encoding tetratricopeptide repeat protein codes for MSQIQDLVKKGRSFMDDGKFDEALGFFEQALFLNQNDPDLWNYKGVALRSLGRYEEAMECFNKSLEIDPRDKHAS; via the coding sequence ATGAGTCAAATTCAAGATCTTGTGAAAAAGGGCCGATCTTTTATGGATGATGGAAAATTTGATGAAGCTTTGGGCTTTTTTGAGCAAGCACTTTTTTTGAATCAAAACGATCCTGACCTTTGGAATTACAAAGGAGTGGCACTTCGCAGTTTAGGAAGGTACGAGGAAGCAATGGAATGCTTTAACAAATCACTTGAAATTGATCCTCGAGATAAACATGCCTCATGA
- a CDS encoding tetratricopeptide repeat protein, which produces MSNEIDKVLRQAFEYAEEEKFDDALRLYDLALKKEPENINALVDKGVTLQNMGRIKQAIKSYDEALLISPYFLDALLNKGAALHSDQKYPEAIECYDAALKIDKKCAMALAYKGLSLGEMGKLQDALKHFKKALSIDKHYDLANISKEIAQDLLKSIKEKKSKTQ; this is translated from the coding sequence GTGAGTAATGAAATAGATAAGGTGCTGAGACAAGCTTTTGAGTATGCAGAAGAGGAAAAATTTGATGATGCCCTCAGACTTTATGATTTAGCCCTAAAAAAAGAACCTGAAAACATTAACGCACTGGTAGACAAAGGTGTGACCCTACAAAACATGGGACGAATTAAACAAGCGATTAAGTCATATGATGAGGCACTTTTAATCTCTCCCTATTTTCTTGATGCCTTATTGAATAAGGGTGCTGCATTACATTCCGATCAAAAATATCCTGAGGCAATAGAATGCTATGATGCGGCATTAAAGATTGACAAAAAATGTGCTATGGCACTTGCTTACAAAGGACTTTCGTTAGGCGAAATGGGAAAACTACAAGATGCCCTAAAACATTTCAAAAAAGCACTCTCTATTGACAAACATTATGATTTGGCAAATATCTCAAAGGAGATTGCACAAGATCTACTAAAATCCATTAAAGAAAAGAAATCTAAAACACAGTAA
- a CDS encoding DnaJ domain-containing protein, with protein MKRFSIFIISLIIFGTSQLGYAQSNNIDMELEVTDEEKIILFSGFAIAVIAIFLFLARDIILRKKTSYDKEEHESKKEKTYEKYHSDWGDDYEELGTRKNTKEDKEFREAALNNELPNYYEVLDISRDATQDEIKKKFRELAKKTHPDKTKKDSEGEMIKLNKAYEVLSDKESREKYDKYLKVN; from the coding sequence ATGAAACGATTCAGTATTTTTATAATTTCATTAATTATTTTTGGGACGTCCCAACTAGGTTATGCACAATCAAATAATATAGACATGGAGCTTGAAGTAACAGATGAAGAGAAAATCATTCTTTTTTCAGGTTTTGCAATTGCAGTGATTGCAATCTTTCTGTTTTTAGCCAGAGACATCATACTTCGTAAAAAAACATCTTATGATAAAGAAGAACATGAATCAAAAAAGGAAAAGACATATGAAAAATATCATTCAGATTGGGGAGACGATTATGAGGAATTAGGAACAAGAAAGAATACCAAAGAAGACAAAGAATTTCGAGAGGCTGCTTTGAATAATGAACTTCCAAACTATTATGAGGTATTGGATATTTCAAGAGATGCAACACAAGACGAGATTAAGAAAAAGTTTCGAGAGTTGGCAAAAAAAACTCATCCAGATAAAACAAAAAAAGATTCAGAAGGAGAGATGATTAAATTAAACAAGGCATATGAAGTACTTTCAGATAAAGAAAGTAGAGAAAAATATGACAAATATCTTAAAGTCAATTAA
- a CDS encoding DUF5679 domain-containing protein: MTIGYCVKCRDKRDIDGAKPYTMKNGKPAIKGTCPTCSTTIFRIGRG; encoded by the coding sequence ATGACAATAGGATATTGTGTAAAGTGCCGAGATAAACGAGATATCGATGGCGCCAAACCATACACCATGAAAAATGGAAAACCTGCAATCAAGGGCACTTGCCCAACATGTAGTACAACCATTTTCAGAATCGGCAGAGGATAG
- a CDS encoding Fic family protein, whose protein sequence is MSKEEPSITMFDKQYLIDTNKKILERHRRLTGERVWIGTTKTIDDILPHVNSVGNSGNKREDVVEKATHLMAKITHAQPFEDGNRRTGIISTMQFLRDNGYELEIESGQANLDIRKMLKEIKMHMSGLHKETLEQISFYISKRIVSL, encoded by the coding sequence ATGAGCAAAGAAGAACCAAGTATCACTATGTTTGATAAACAATACCTGATTGACACCAATAAGAAAATTCTTGAGAGGCATCGCAGACTGACTGGTGAAAGGGTATGGATTGGTACTACAAAAACAATTGATGACATACTCCCACATGTGAACAGTGTTGGAAACTCTGGAAATAAGAGAGAAGATGTAGTTGAAAAAGCAACACATTTGATGGCTAAAATCACTCACGCTCAACCATTTGAAGATGGTAATAGAAGAACAGGGATAATCTCTACAATGCAGTTTTTACGTGATAATGGTTATGAATTAGAAATAGAATCAGGACAAGCGAATCTGGATATTAGAAAGATGTTAAAGGAGATCAAGATGCATATGAGTGGACTTCATAAAGAGACACTTGAACAGATTTCTTTTTATATTTCCAAAAGGATTGTATCATTATGA